CAATCCCTTCAAACAACTCCTAAACAATACTTTTCTAGCGATTTTTTTGAACATTGGTTTCAATACATATAGACAGGAGATGTAACAAAGAGGAAAGTTGTGGTCTTTTACCATTCCAATCCCTTCAAACGCATACACAGCAACTCCTAAAACAATAATCTTCTACATAATGTCTAATCACCGCCTAGCGATTTTTTGAACATTGGTTTCAAAACATAGAGACAAGAGATGTAATAAAGAGGAAAGTTGTTGTGTTTTACCATTCCAATCCCTCAAACAAGCGTACACAGAAACTCCTAAACAATACTTTTCTATAAAAAGTCTAACCACCGCCTAGCGATTTTTTTAACATTGGTTTCAAAACATAGAGACAAGAGATGTAATAAAGAGGAAAGTTGTTGTGTTTTACCATTCCAATCCCTCAAACAAGCGTACACAGCAACTCCTAAACAATACTTTTCTATAAAACGTCTAACCACCTAGCGATTTTTTGAACTTTGGTTTCAACACATAGAGACCGGAGATGTAATAAAGAGGAAAGTTGTTGTCTACCACCACCTAGCGATTTTTTTAACATTGGTTTCAAAACATATAGAGACAAGAGATGTAATAAAGAGGGAAGTGATTGTCTTTTTTACCATTCCAATCCCTTCGAACGCATACACAGCAACTCCCAACCCATAGAAGAACACAGAGAAGCCACCAAAGACTCTCAAAGGAGGTCTTTTCTTAACAAAGATAAACACATCTTGAACCATAACCACCAAGGTAGCCGCCACGTCAACAACATCAGCGAATATACTCAAAGGAGCCAAATGGGTCAGCGTGGGGATCGAGTTAAGGCCCAGCTGAAAAGGGAAACACCCCCACATGTACACAGAGCTCGGATCAAGCCCCAAGATAACTTCAGTCCCACGACTAAGCAAGTTCGCCATGGTGGTGGCGACGAAGATCAAGTAGCTGACGCAGAACCCGGACTGGGAGAGGACGAGCATGACGTCGACGACGAGGCGGCCGGCGGGGCCGCAGACGGCTTCGCCGAGGTCGCCGAAGGAGGTGATGGAGGAGAAGCCGGGGAGGGACTCGAGCTTGCGGCGGGTGCGGACGAGGAGCATCATGCAGAAGAAGGTGAGGGAGGAGACGAAGAAGAGGGTGAGGAGGCCGAGGAGCCATCCGGTTTTCTTGAAGGTGTAGGGGAGGCCGAGGACGCCGGCGCCGACGATGGCGATGAAGACGTTGGCGAAGGTTTTGGGCTGGGAGGAGAGGGTTCGTGGGCCGAGGAGAGGGGTGTCTTCTCGTGGGACGTAGAGGGAGTTGGTGGATGATCGGAGGGAGGGTAGGGAGTGTGTGGACGATCCCGAGTCTTGATCGTACTCCAACCCCATCTGGACAAAGATGATAACTAAGAAAAGAGACAAGATCTCTCTCTCTCTCTCTTCAGATGTGTGTTTGAGGCTATGGTTTCTTGTTGGAGATGATAAAGGTCGAAACTTTTAATCTGATCAACTCTTCACCACATCTCAGGAGTCTTCTTGTTAATCTGAGCGATACAAAAAAGGTACGAAAACGACAAAGTTTTTGTTTTTTTTTTGACTTGTACTATTATGTAATGGACCGACACATGTTACTTAGTTTAACCATATACTTTTGTAATGAGCTGTTTTGTTGGATTTTGAATGATTTGAAAAAGAATATTAAATAGAGATCAAATCAAAGTGAATAAACGAAATCAAAGTGAATAAGGAGGAGGCGACAGGTGTGTAGAGAGATTGAGAAGTTTTCAGAAATGATTGAGGAGGTGTCAGCCAGTAGGAGGAAAGAAACGTGGAGGTTGCTGACGGCGCACGTTTCTTTTCTTTTTTTCAACTTCTACACGCTTCTCTGCTCCTCTTTGGGCTCTCTCTATCTCTCTTTGGGCCATGTGTGTGTGAGTGTACTCAAGCTTGAGCTTGTATCATCATCATCTACAGGAGATGGTCGGTTCAGTCATCTTTGAGATCATTTGATGGTGTCAGTGTCCTCCAAGACATGTTCTCCTCTTAGTCATAACTTGTGTTGCTTTAATGATCAAGCTTCTGTGCTTTGTGCTTTATTACTGCTTTTGTCATCTAGCTGTAGTGGAACTAGATCATTTTGTCTTGCTAAAATTAGACTCGTTTTCAACAGATGGAAAAGAAAAGCAAAGCTACAAGATGGGTTTGAGATTTGAGTGATCTGTTGGGGGAGGAGCTAAAGATCATGGCGGTTGACATGTGGAGTGACATAGAAAAACAAAACAAGGGACTTGGACATCTCTTCATCATGATGTTGAAGAATTCAACTTCAAGTGCAACCAAAGCAGCAGCTGGGAAATGGATGAACCGAGTTATACATGTTCATCACAGACCTTATTTTGTTTTAATCTTCTGTGAATCTTGTTGAAACACAAGCAACCATATTGTTGTTGTTCTTCTGTATCATACAGATTTGTCTCCTGACAATTCATAGATAATGTGTATGAATCTATAACCTAACAGCATCAGAGCTAAAGATAGACGTAAACTACAGAAAAGCTGGGAACATTTCAATGCAACACAACTGCAGAATCGTGTGAGATTTTATTATTAAGAACAATCAGCAAAAATGACTCTTTATCTCAGCTCTAATACAAGATTATTCTCTGATCCTCTCTTCACT
This genomic interval from Brassica oleracea var. oleracea cultivar TO1000 chromosome C2, BOL, whole genome shotgun sequence contains the following:
- the LOC106326996 gene encoding amino acid transporter ANTL3, which gives rise to MGLEYDQDSGSSTHSLPSLRSSTNSLYVPREDTPLLGPRTLSSQPKTFANVFIAIVGAGVLGLPYTFKKTGWLLGLLTLFFVSSLTFFCMMLLVRTRRKLESLPGFSSITSFGDLGEAVCGPAGRLVVDVMLVLSQSGFCVSYLIFVATTMANLLSRGTEVILGLDPSSVYMWGCFPFQLGLNSIPTLTHLAPLSIFADVVDVAATLVVMVQDVFIFVKKRPPLRVFGGFSVFFYGLGVAVYAFEGIGMVLPLELEAKYKDKFGRALGLAMGLISIMYGAFGLLGYMAYGDETKDIITTNLGVGLVSTLVQLGLAINLFFTFPLMMHPVYEIIERRLCSSSYSIWVRWSTVLVVTLVALLVPNFADFLSLVGSSVCVMLGFVLPSLFHLQAFKEELSFARKVVDVVVFLIGVMIAVAGTWTAVIEIMTSKA